Proteins encoded within one genomic window of Parachlamydia sp. AcF125:
- a CDS encoding tetratricopeptide repeat protein, which translates to MKTKYIDSKISSNYSAPSFVQGLKHTTEYKGKKYTLLGRSEKTYPFKPRMWLLVRTFAKTVFSLFFALFSKSIRDDWKVCWTGKRAVIIYNDSSHASTKLLAEQGYAAAQYNLGRMYDKREVEESDKEVCDKKAVEYYQLAANQGHAAAQYKLGRMYAIGIGVQRSDAEAVKHFRLAAEQKHAEALYTLANCYAWGELGVPKSAKDAVDCYQQAARQGHAEASYVLAQCYKWGELGLPKSDKEAANYYQQAAKQGHGGAACHLGRMHLGGRGVPQSDKKAAEYFQQAADQGYAEAEYNLGLLYEQGKGVQKSAAKAAEYFQRAADRRYKEAMAHLAQRSDTTSSA; encoded by the coding sequence ATGAAAACAAAATATATAGATTCAAAAATTTCTTCCAATTATTCAGCGCCCTCTTTTGTTCAGGGATTAAAGCATACTACAGAATACAAAGGAAAAAAATACACCTTGCTTGGAAGATCAGAAAAGACTTACCCCTTCAAACCTAGAATGTGGCTATTAGTCCGGACTTTTGCTAAAACGGTATTTTCTTTATTTTTTGCGCTTTTCTCTAAATCTATTAGGGATGACTGGAAGGTTTGTTGGACCGGAAAAAGAGCGGTAATCATTTATAACGACTCTTCCCATGCATCTACCAAACTTTTAGCAGAGCAAGGGTATGCGGCGGCCCAATATAATCTCGGTCGCATGTATGATAAGAGAGAGGTGGAGGAATCTGATAAAGAAGTTTGTGATAAAAAAGCGGTAGAATACTATCAGCTAGCAGCAAACCAAGGGCATGCGGCGGCTCAATATAAGCTCGGTCGCATGTATGCAATAGGGATAGGGGTACAGCGATCTGACGCGGAAGCTGTTAAGCATTTTCGCCTAGCTGCAGAGCAAAAGCATGCAGAAGCTCTGTATACTCTTGCTAATTGCTATGCATGGGGAGAGCTGGGGGTACCGAAATCCGCTAAGGACGCTGTCGACTGTTACCAACAAGCTGCAAGACAAGGGCATGCGGAAGCTTCGTATGTTCTCGCCCAATGCTATAAGTGGGGAGAGTTGGGTTTACCAAAATCCGATAAAGAAGCTGCTAACTACTACCAGCAAGCTGCAAAACAAGGTCATGGGGGCGCTGCATGTCATCTCGGACGCATGCATTTAGGAGGAAGAGGGGTACCGCAATCCGATAAAAAAGCTGCCGAATATTTCCAGCAAGCTGCAGACCAGGGGTATGCGGAAGCTGAGTATAATCTCGGCCTCTTATATGAACAAGGGAAAGGGGTACAAAAATCTGCAGCAAAAGCTGCCGAATATTTTCAACGAGCTGCAGATAGAAGGTATAAGGAGGCTATGGCTCACCTAGCACAGCGCTCTGATACAACTTCGTCTGCATGA
- the cysS gene encoding cysteine--tRNA ligase — translation MTPVDTKHLSLNFTNCPIQLFNTERRAKQTLNIENGQIRLYTCGPTVYNFAHIGNFRTYVFEDLLRRTLKFFGLKVKQVMNLTDVDDKTIKGAITKGVTLNAFTQPYKEAFFQDLATLHIEPAEVYPAATDYIQPMIEMIQKLIEKGFAYKGQDGSIYYAIHKFPRYGCLSHLKLDELKVGASERVAADEYDKENISDFVLWKNYDSVRDGQIYWESPFGPGRPGWHLECSAMAMQLLGDTIDIHVGGVDNMFPHHENEIAQSEACSGQTFVKHWMHAEHLVVDGKKMSKSLGNFYTLRDLLKKGYVGVEVRYMLLQTHYKTQLNFTFEGLDAVRHSLRRVQDFIRRIQEIKGTKDSGLVSPVVESTLHAFAKALADDLNISVALAALFEMIREVNTLCDKGQVGESEAAEILLLLQKINQVLAIFSFETPLDLIPPELQDALEQRNQARQAKNWPEADRLRDFIQSHGYIIEDSVKGARLKKINRVD, via the coding sequence ATGACACCAGTGGATACTAAGCATTTATCATTAAATTTTACTAACTGTCCCATTCAATTGTTTAACACGGAAAGACGGGCCAAACAAACTTTAAATATAGAAAACGGGCAAATTAGGCTATATACCTGTGGGCCTACCGTTTATAATTTTGCCCATATAGGAAACTTTAGAACGTATGTTTTCGAAGATCTCTTGAGGAGGACTTTGAAATTTTTTGGTTTAAAAGTTAAGCAAGTCATGAATTTGACAGATGTGGACGATAAAACCATTAAAGGCGCCATTACAAAAGGGGTAACGCTCAATGCATTCACCCAACCCTATAAAGAGGCCTTTTTTCAGGATTTAGCAACTTTACATATCGAGCCTGCGGAAGTTTATCCAGCCGCCACTGATTATATTCAGCCCATGATCGAAATGATACAAAAGCTGATTGAGAAAGGATTTGCCTATAAAGGGCAAGATGGCAGCATTTATTATGCGATCCACAAATTTCCTCGCTATGGGTGCTTGTCCCATCTAAAATTGGATGAGTTAAAAGTGGGGGCATCAGAGCGTGTGGCGGCAGATGAATATGATAAGGAAAATATTTCAGATTTTGTTTTGTGGAAAAATTATGATTCGGTGAGAGACGGGCAAATTTATTGGGAAAGCCCATTTGGTCCTGGGCGTCCAGGATGGCATTTAGAATGCTCAGCTATGGCTATGCAATTATTAGGGGATACAATCGATATCCATGTGGGGGGAGTAGACAATATGTTTCCTCACCATGAAAACGAAATTGCGCAATCGGAAGCTTGCTCGGGACAAACCTTTGTCAAGCACTGGATGCACGCAGAGCACTTGGTTGTAGATGGCAAGAAAATGTCGAAAAGCTTGGGGAATTTCTATACGCTAAGGGATTTGTTAAAAAAAGGGTATGTAGGTGTAGAAGTACGTTACATGCTATTGCAAACGCATTACAAAACGCAGCTAAATTTTACTTTTGAAGGGCTGGATGCCGTGCGGCACAGCTTAAGGCGCGTGCAAGATTTCATTAGACGTATTCAAGAGATCAAAGGAACTAAAGATTCCGGGCTAGTCTCCCCAGTGGTAGAAAGCACGCTACATGCTTTTGCTAAAGCGTTAGCGGATGATCTCAATATTTCTGTGGCATTGGCAGCTTTATTTGAAATGATTCGGGAAGTCAACACATTGTGTGATAAGGGGCAGGTGGGGGAATCGGAAGCCGCGGAAATTTTGCTGCTTTTGCAGAAAATCAATCAAGTTTTAGCAATTTTCTCTTTTGAAACCCCCCTAGATCTCATTCCGCCAGAATTACAAGACGCGCTTGAGCAACGCAATCAAGCTCGACAAGCTAAGAATTGGCCTGAAGCGGACCGCTTGAGAGACTTTATCCAATCTCATGGATACATAATAGAAGATTCCGTAAAAGGAGCAAGGTTAAAAAAAATAAATAGGGTCGACTAA
- the lysS gene encoding lysine--tRNA ligase — translation MSITPEYLQHEEYQNRKRKLGEIRELGIDPYPASYKPQDTAQKLQKAYAQAEVGHSDDAAAGSTHNVTIAGRLILFRAMGKNAFGHIQDASGRIQVMFNRDLTQVAGYKTHGEEALSAFKLIEKKIDLGDIIGIEGNLFHTNKGELTIFAKRVTLLCKTLLPLPDKHAGLSDKEQRYRKRWLDLISNDHVKNTFLMRTQILRFVRKFLDDAHFTEVETPILQSVYGGAEARPFLTKLNALDQEMFMRISLEPSLKKLIVGGIDRVYEIGKVFRNEGIDRSHNPEFTLLEAYASYWDYKDMMVFCENLFEKMALHLYGTTEVPALSPETQEPIKIDFKAPWKRMTMKESLIEYASLNPDTLTDQEMREQLLASGKCDPKKITPLSRGLLIAALFEAFVEHHLIQPHHITDHPIETAILCKPHRDSNAREEGLIERFESFVLGGEICNAYSELNDPELQRKLFDEQAKRRDSGDEEASPVDEEFIEAIHQGMPPTGGIGIGIDRLVMLLTNEHSIRDVLYFPWMKPH, via the coding sequence ATGTCAATTACCCCTGAATATCTCCAGCATGAAGAATATCAAAATCGTAAACGAAAGCTTGGAGAAATTCGAGAACTAGGAATCGATCCTTATCCGGCTTCTTATAAACCTCAGGATACCGCCCAAAAGCTTCAAAAAGCTTATGCTCAAGCTGAAGTTGGGCATAGCGATGATGCCGCCGCGGGATCTACACACAATGTCACCATAGCTGGACGCTTAATCTTATTTAGAGCCATGGGAAAGAATGCTTTTGGCCACATTCAGGATGCCTCCGGGCGAATCCAAGTCATGTTCAACCGCGATTTGACTCAAGTGGCAGGCTATAAAACTCATGGGGAGGAGGCCTTAAGCGCTTTCAAATTGATCGAAAAGAAAATCGACTTAGGCGACATCATCGGCATCGAAGGCAATCTTTTTCACACAAACAAGGGAGAACTCACTATTTTTGCCAAAAGGGTGACTCTGCTTTGTAAGACACTCCTTCCCCTGCCTGATAAACATGCAGGCTTAAGCGATAAAGAGCAAAGATACCGAAAACGATGGCTTGACCTTATCTCTAACGATCACGTTAAAAATACCTTCCTCATGCGCACGCAAATTTTACGCTTTGTGCGAAAATTTTTGGACGACGCCCACTTTACGGAAGTGGAGACCCCCATCCTTCAAAGCGTGTACGGGGGTGCAGAAGCTCGCCCGTTCTTGACTAAGCTGAATGCGCTTGACCAAGAAATGTTTATGCGCATTTCTTTAGAGCCTTCTTTAAAAAAACTGATTGTAGGAGGCATTGATCGGGTCTACGAAATTGGAAAAGTGTTCCGCAATGAAGGCATTGATCGCAGCCATAATCCTGAGTTTACCTTGCTCGAAGCCTATGCCTCTTACTGGGACTATAAAGACATGATGGTTTTCTGTGAAAATCTTTTCGAAAAGATGGCGCTTCATTTATACGGGACAACAGAAGTGCCAGCTCTTTCGCCTGAAACTCAAGAACCTATTAAAATCGATTTCAAAGCTCCTTGGAAAAGAATGACCATGAAAGAGAGCTTAATCGAATATGCTAGCCTCAATCCTGACACGCTGACTGATCAGGAAATGCGCGAACAGCTCTTAGCGAGCGGAAAATGTGATCCTAAAAAAATTACACCTCTCTCGCGCGGTCTTTTAATTGCCGCCTTGTTTGAGGCTTTTGTTGAGCATCATTTGATTCAGCCTCATCACATCACCGATCACCCCATTGAAACGGCCATTTTATGCAAACCCCACCGCGATTCAAACGCGCGGGAAGAAGGATTGATTGAGAGATTTGAAAGTTTTGTTTTAGGTGGGGAAATATGCAATGCCTACTCTGAGCTTAACGATCCTGAACTTCAAAGAAAGCTTTTTGATGAACAAGCCAAACGGAGAGATTCGGGCGATGAAGAAGCAAGCCCGGTGGATGAAGAGTTCATTGAAGCCATTCACCAGGGAATGCCACCCACAGGGGGCATTGGAATAGGGATTGATCGCCTTGTCATGCTCTTAACCAACGAGCATTCTATCCGGGATGTCCTCTATTTCCCTTGGATGAAGCCTCACTAA
- the rlmN gene encoding 23S rRNA (adenine(2503)-C(2))-methyltransferase RlmN, with protein MRFLSLFSVTEKISILAHTAESFSHAMAERLGKGRVHASLVYQEFFRLGRLTAASPAFKNAQGIRAAILENVDVSLLSLGEKKEEGKTGKFLAKTHDGLEVEFVQIPMQSGGTLCISSQVGCRMGCAFCETGKMGLLRHLTTEEIVSQVYLARHHNQFSFRNLVFMGMGEPLDNYEAVMQAVRVFNDSKGFGFGRRRMTISTSGCVEGIDKLANQGGQAPNLAVSINAPSDELRNRLMPVNRQYDLKTLYEAMHRYCAKTGRQILIAYVLLRGQNDQMEHAVQLAEYLKGLNVKINLIPYNPQSRDRFQAPEVKTIEAFTQCLRQHGYYTLLRLTKGQDIMAACGQLGNLKLRKQLFENQRDSLITLPANSC; from the coding sequence GTGCGTTTTTTATCCCTGTTTTCCGTGACAGAAAAAATCTCCATCTTAGCTCATACAGCAGAATCCTTTTCGCATGCCATGGCTGAACGTTTAGGCAAAGGAAGGGTGCACGCTTCTTTGGTTTATCAAGAGTTTTTCCGCTTAGGCCGCTTAACTGCGGCAAGCCCTGCGTTTAAAAACGCTCAAGGTATCCGTGCAGCTATTTTAGAAAACGTGGATGTTTCGCTGCTCTCTTTAGGAGAGAAAAAAGAAGAGGGCAAAACAGGAAAGTTCTTGGCAAAAACTCACGATGGTTTAGAGGTTGAGTTTGTTCAAATCCCTATGCAGTCTGGAGGGACGCTGTGTATTTCCTCCCAGGTAGGTTGTCGAATGGGGTGCGCGTTTTGCGAAACTGGCAAAATGGGGCTTTTACGCCACTTAACAACCGAAGAGATTGTTTCTCAGGTCTACCTTGCTAGGCATCACAATCAGTTTTCCTTCCGAAACCTTGTTTTCATGGGCATGGGTGAGCCATTGGATAACTATGAAGCAGTTATGCAGGCTGTCCGCGTGTTTAACGATTCCAAAGGGTTTGGATTTGGGAGAAGACGCATGACCATTTCAACCAGTGGGTGTGTGGAAGGGATTGATAAACTGGCCAATCAGGGAGGACAAGCTCCTAATTTGGCGGTTTCGATTAACGCCCCCTCCGATGAATTGCGCAATCGGCTCATGCCAGTCAATCGTCAGTATGATCTTAAAACCTTATATGAAGCGATGCACAGATATTGTGCCAAAACGGGTCGGCAGATTTTAATTGCTTATGTGCTTTTGCGGGGACAAAATGATCAAATGGAACATGCCGTACAATTGGCTGAGTATTTGAAAGGATTAAATGTTAAAATTAATTTAATTCCTTATAATCCCCAAAGTCGCGATCGATTTCAAGCACCCGAAGTAAAAACCATCGAAGCTTTTACGCAGTGTTTGCGCCAACATGGCTATTATACTTTGCTTCGTTTGACCAAAGGGCAAGATATCATGGCCGCCTGTGGCCAATTGGGCAACTTAAAGCTCCGTAAGCAACTCTTTGAAAATCAAAGAGATTCACTCATCACCCTTCCTGCAAACTCTTGCTAA
- a CDS encoding type I restriction enzyme HsdR N-terminal domain-containing protein — MTAEKIYCPIRQEWVIALPEEYVRQSLITKMVSQLGFPSGLMGVERELSLMPHLSQVKAIPARRADIVCFAQGIHPQHALYPLLVIECKAVNLTSKVINQVVGYNHFLGAYFIALANQREFKLGWRDVLKKEYTFIDFLPPFQELLKVCQGRG; from the coding sequence ATGACAGCGGAAAAAATTTATTGCCCCATTCGTCAAGAATGGGTGATAGCCCTACCTGAAGAATATGTGAGGCAATCGTTAATCACTAAGATGGTTAGCCAATTAGGATTTCCTTCCGGATTGATGGGAGTAGAAAGAGAGCTAAGTCTTATGCCCCATCTTTCCCAAGTGAAAGCCATTCCTGCAAGAAGAGCGGATATTGTGTGTTTTGCTCAAGGAATCCATCCGCAGCATGCTTTGTATCCTTTATTAGTGATTGAGTGTAAGGCGGTAAATTTAACCTCGAAAGTGATTAATCAAGTGGTAGGCTACAACCATTTTTTAGGAGCTTATTTTATCGCTTTAGCTAACCAACGAGAGTTTAAACTTGGATGGCGAGATGTTTTAAAAAAAGAATATACTTTTATCGATTTTCTCCCTCCTTTTCAAGAGCTGCTGAAGGTGTGCCAAGGGCGGGGTTAA
- the sctJ gene encoding type III secretion system inner membrane ring lipoprotein SctJ produces the protein MKNFYLVILLFILASCSSEKTIVHGIREQDANEIIVFLSSKNIESTKVQSTESSGSGPQKVVLWDVVVPANKAIEAMDFLDQEGLPRKHQESLLDIFGSSSLMPSEMQEKIRYQAGLAQQIANTIKQIDGIIDANVMISFPQENPLTGETTGSITASVYIKHNGILDDPNSHLRTKIKELVAASVTGLKYENVTVIGERAAISERPFRTDASNPLVNIWSINLSKESVSRFRSIFFSFLFSNLILLTFLIGLIWKLYPVLKKFGYPDFLSFKQLDIKQKEKIEEEEKEAIKNK, from the coding sequence ATGAAAAATTTCTACCTAGTTATTCTTCTGTTTATTTTGGCAAGTTGTTCCTCAGAAAAAACAATTGTGCATGGAATTCGAGAACAAGATGCCAATGAAATTATTGTTTTCTTAAGCAGCAAAAACATTGAATCCACAAAGGTTCAAAGCACTGAGAGCAGCGGGTCTGGGCCTCAAAAAGTTGTTCTTTGGGATGTGGTTGTTCCAGCCAACAAAGCGATTGAGGCGATGGATTTTCTCGATCAAGAGGGGCTTCCAAGAAAACACCAAGAAAGTTTGCTCGATATTTTTGGTTCTTCAAGTCTTATGCCCTCCGAGATGCAAGAAAAAATTCGGTATCAAGCAGGCTTAGCCCAACAAATTGCCAACACCATTAAACAAATAGATGGGATCATTGACGCAAATGTGATGATTTCCTTTCCCCAAGAAAACCCCCTTACAGGAGAGACGACTGGATCTATCACTGCTTCTGTATATATCAAGCATAACGGAATTTTAGACGATCCCAACAGTCACTTAAGAACAAAAATTAAGGAGCTCGTGGCAGCAAGCGTTACAGGCCTAAAATATGAGAATGTCACGGTGATTGGTGAGCGTGCTGCTATTTCGGAACGCCCCTTTAGGACGGATGCAAGTAACCCCTTAGTTAATATATGGTCTATCAACCTGTCAAAAGAATCGGTATCCCGTTTTCGCTCGATTTTTTTCTCGTTTTTATTCTCAAATCTAATTCTTCTAACCTTTTTAATCGGGTTGATATGGAAACTATATCCTGTGCTAAAAAAATTCGGTTATCCAGATTTCTTATCTTTTAAACAGCTTGATATCAAGCAAAAAGAAAAGATAGAAGAAGAGGAAAAAGAAGCGATCAAAAACAAATAA
- a CDS encoding HdeD family acid-resistance protein → MDEKYGVGYRFQQFDQIRRNWASFMAVGILLIILGSAAIGFSVFTTLFSIFILGSLLTSTGILQIVQSFWARKWSGLFLSAALGILYLVTGVICFARPAASAMALTLLIAAFSLINGLVKMFNATLLRFSQSGWVFLNGLITFILGILILADWPVSGLWVIGLFVGIDILLLGWTWVLLALSAKENEP, encoded by the coding sequence ATGGATGAAAAATATGGAGTAGGTTATAGATTTCAGCAATTTGATCAAATTCGTCGAAATTGGGCCAGCTTTATGGCAGTGGGCATTTTGCTCATTATTCTTGGTAGCGCAGCTATTGGATTTTCCGTTTTCACAACTCTTTTTTCAATTTTTATTCTGGGATCTCTCCTAACGAGTACAGGAATTCTCCAAATTGTTCAAAGCTTTTGGGCTAGAAAATGGAGTGGCTTATTCCTTTCAGCCGCCCTCGGGATCTTATATCTCGTAACGGGCGTTATTTGTTTTGCTAGGCCAGCTGCCAGTGCGATGGCACTTACTCTTTTAATTGCCGCCTTTAGTTTGATTAACGGGCTTGTCAAAATGTTCAATGCCACCCTTCTTCGCTTTTCCCAGTCGGGATGGGTTTTCTTAAATGGCTTGATCACTTTTATTTTGGGAATTTTAATTTTAGCGGATTGGCCTGTATCAGGGCTATGGGTGATCGGATTATTTGTGGGAATCGACATTTTACTGCTGGGCTGGACATGGGTTCTCCTTGCCTTATCAGCAAAAGAAAATGAGCCCTAA
- the raiA gene encoding ribosome-associated translation inhibitor RaiA, translating to MNRSNMNTDESVLPYNITVTGRHVLVTEAMKNYAIGKISKIDRFSHRIIDVVITMDIQRQEQRVDIVLKVDHLKIKSHAATDDMYASIDMAVDKLEKQLLKYRSRIKDHQAKKLAIVDMNVNVYQAPSQTELAEVNEQIEDESQRRLEESYKPHTIISKETLPLKILTHNEAIMKMELSGDAFLIFRSENDMKLKVIYRKSDQNYGIIEPEA from the coding sequence ATGAATCGCAGCAATATGAATACAGATGAATCCGTACTGCCATACAACATTACCGTGACAGGTCGGCATGTCCTCGTAACTGAGGCGATGAAAAACTATGCGATTGGAAAAATCTCTAAAATTGATCGCTTCAGCCACAGAATTATTGATGTGGTGATCACCATGGACATCCAAAGACAAGAACAGCGTGTGGACATCGTTTTAAAAGTGGACCATCTTAAAATCAAGAGCCATGCGGCTACCGATGACATGTATGCTTCCATTGACATGGCAGTGGATAAGCTTGAAAAACAGCTCTTGAAATACAGAAGCCGTATTAAAGACCACCAAGCTAAAAAGCTTGCCATTGTCGACATGAATGTCAACGTTTACCAAGCTCCGTCTCAAACAGAACTAGCCGAAGTTAATGAACAAATTGAAGATGAGAGCCAACGCCGTTTAGAAGAAAGTTATAAACCTCACACGATTATCAGCAAAGAAACCTTGCCGTTAAAAATTCTTACGCATAACGAGGCCATTATGAAAATGGAATTGTCGGGCGATGCATTTTTAATCTTCCGCTCAGAGAATGATATGAAACTGAAAGTCATTTATCGCAAGAGCGATCAAAATTACGGGATCATTGAACCAGAAGCTTAA
- a CDS encoding Rieske 2Fe-2S domain-containing protein — MKKKENQGGVKLALVSDIPEGKSIIVEGPEGLCIALFKLKGEIFALNNACPHMGGPLGEGCIEQETVTCPWHGWQFNIQSGYCDNMQGNTTRKISIRIEQNLIYLVN; from the coding sequence ATGAAAAAAAAAGAAAATCAAGGCGGCGTTAAATTAGCTTTAGTCTCTGATATCCCTGAAGGTAAGTCAATCATTGTTGAGGGGCCAGAAGGATTGTGCATTGCCTTGTTCAAATTGAAGGGGGAAATTTTTGCGCTTAACAATGCCTGCCCCCACATGGGAGGACCTCTAGGGGAAGGCTGTATTGAGCAGGAAACTGTAACTTGCCCCTGGCATGGTTGGCAATTTAATATTCAATCAGGTTATTGCGATAATATGCAAGGTAACACCACGCGCAAAATTTCTATACGGATCGAACAAAATCTTATTTACTTAGTGAATTAA